Proteins co-encoded in one Saprospira grandis genomic window:
- a CDS encoding sugar O-acetyltransferase, producing the protein MKNKTILDRLKSGEIIPHSDAGFAELGHACKEKRQLIRKMNRAIKDEEIQELWEKITGQKMAENSCVFTPFHTNYGGNIQLGEGVFINHNCSFLDLGGIRIDNDVMIGPNVCLTSEGHPIAPSQRQSMKTAPIHIKKNAWIGANACILAGVTVGQYSIVAAGAVVTKDVPDYVVVAGCPAKVIKSIPKV; encoded by the coding sequence ATGAAGAATAAAACTATTTTAGATCGGCTTAAAAGCGGAGAAATAATTCCACATTCGGATGCAGGTTTTGCAGAGCTAGGCCATGCCTGCAAAGAAAAACGCCAACTTATTCGCAAGATGAATCGAGCCATCAAAGATGAGGAAATCCAAGAACTCTGGGAAAAAATCACGGGCCAAAAAATGGCCGAGAATAGCTGCGTTTTTACTCCTTTCCATACGAACTATGGAGGAAACATCCAGTTGGGCGAAGGGGTTTTTATCAATCACAATTGTTCTTTCCTAGATCTGGGCGGCATCCGCATTGATAATGATGTCATGATTGGACCAAATGTTTGCCTTACATCTGAAGGACACCCTATAGCCCCCAGTCAAAGACAAAGTATGAAAACGGCTCCCATTCATATTAAAAAAAATGCTTGGATTGGCGCCAATGCCTGCATTTTAGCTGGAGTAACAGTGGGGCAATATTCTATCGTTGCCGCCGGCGCAGTAGTAACCAAAGATGTTCCCGATTATGTGGTGGTGGCTGGCTGTCCCGCCAAAGTTATTAAGTCAATTCCAAAAGTCTAA
- a CDS encoding cyclophilin-like fold protein — protein sequence MQFQLVNERFMLHGRLFDNAWANALSQELPLKQLLVEDYAGCEKIMRRPKKLQSAQALGGHAARAGELCYYAPWGNLCLFYKDFRYADGLLLLGQVHEPAQSWSSIDDIYFDFQLIH from the coding sequence ATGCAATTCCAATTAGTCAATGAGCGCTTTATGCTCCACGGACGATTATTTGATAATGCCTGGGCCAACGCATTGAGCCAAGAACTTCCACTAAAGCAATTGTTGGTAGAAGATTATGCGGGCTGCGAAAAAATTATGCGCCGGCCCAAAAAACTACAAAGCGCTCAAGCGCTAGGCGGTCATGCCGCCAGAGCCGGGGAGCTCTGCTATTATGCTCCTTGGGGCAACCTTTGCCTCTTTTATAAAGATTTTCGCTATGCCGACGGACTGCTGCTTTTGGGCCAAGTTCATGAGCCTGCCCAAAGTTGGTCCAGCATAGACGATATTTATTTTGATTTTCAACTTATACACTAA